One genomic window of Staphylococcus hsinchuensis includes the following:
- a CDS encoding sugar transferase yields MLKRLFDFTVSLIGLVITSPIIVVSSILIAKKLGKPVLFRQTRPGKDEVPFEIYKFRTMTDEKDEYGELLPDEQRMTKLGSTIRSASIDELPQLINVLKGDLSLVGPRPLLMEYLPLYNEEQRKRHSVKPGITGWAQINGRNAITWEQKFKLDVWYAENQSFKLDMYILYKTVENVLKKKDISTDAHVTMERFKGNS; encoded by the coding sequence TTGCTTAAAAGATTATTTGACTTTACAGTTAGCTTAATAGGTTTGGTGATAACATCTCCTATTATTGTCGTATCTTCTATTTTGATTGCTAAAAAATTAGGTAAACCTGTGTTATTTAGGCAAACACGACCAGGTAAAGACGAAGTGCCATTTGAAATATACAAATTTCGTACGATGACTGATGAAAAAGATGAATATGGTGAATTATTACCTGATGAACAAAGGATGACTAAACTAGGTAGTACAATAAGAAGTGCAAGTATTGATGAATTGCCTCAACTTATTAATGTGCTTAAAGGTGATTTAAGTTTAGTTGGCCCTAGACCTTTATTGATGGAATATTTGCCGTTATATAATGAAGAACAGAGAAAAAGGCACAGCGTAAAACCGGGGATTACCGGATGGGCGCAAATCAATGGACGCAATGCAATTACTTGGGAACAAAAATTTAAATTAGATGTTTGGTACGCTGAAAACCAATCATTCAAATTAGATATGTATATTTTATACAAAACAGTTGAGAATGTTTTAAAGAAAAAAGATATTAGTACAGATGCACATGTCACAATGGAAAGGTTTAAAGGTAATAGCTAA
- a CDS encoding acetyltransferase: protein MKQLIMIGKGGHSKVIRDIILAQGEYQLVGYLDNAIESYYEQDDLFFDNLNNINKYSSDHFFIIAIGNNHVREKIVLKYGLNIEQFATLIHPSAIISPFSSIGRGTVVMPLVVINADTRIGNHAIVNSGAVVEHDNVIEDYVHISPGALLAGGVTVGELAHVAIGSNVLPQVKIGSNSIVGAGATVIEDVPSEQTVIGTPAKPKE from the coding sequence ATGAAACAACTTATTATGATTGGTAAAGGTGGTCATTCTAAAGTCATTAGGGATATTATTTTAGCTCAAGGTGAATATCAGTTAGTTGGCTACTTAGATAATGCGATTGAATCTTATTATGAACAAGATGATTTATTTTTTGATAATTTAAACAATATTAATAAGTATTCATCGGACCATTTTTTTATTATAGCGATTGGTAATAATCATGTTAGAGAAAAAATTGTTTTGAAATATGGTTTGAATATAGAACAGTTCGCTACGCTTATACATCCTTCAGCCATTATAAGTCCATTTAGTTCAATAGGGAGAGGTACAGTCGTAATGCCCCTCGTTGTAATAAATGCGGATACTCGTATAGGAAATCATGCAATTGTGAATTCAGGAGCAGTTGTAGAGCATGACAATGTAATTGAGGATTATGTCCACATTTCACCAGGCGCACTTTTAGCTGGTGGTGTAACAGTAGGTGAATTAGCACATGTCGCAATTGGTTCTAACGTACTACCTCAAGTGAAAATTGGCAGTAATAGTATTGTCGGTGCAGGAGCTACTGTAATTGAAGATGTACCTTCAGAACAAACAGTTATAGGTACACCTGCCAAACCAAAGGAGTGA
- a CDS encoding aminotransferase class I/II-fold pyridoxal phosphate-dependent enzyme — protein sequence MEKERVFLSRPHMGGNEQKYIEDAFEKNWIAPLGENVTEFENDIKRYTGVGEALAVSSGTAAIHLALIESNVGQDDIVFCSSLTFCATSNPILYQGAQPVFIDSELDTWNMSPEALKKAFEKYEQLGQKPKAVIVVNLYGQSAQLNEIREICNQYDVVLIEDAAESLGSEYNGKKSGSFGDYGIYSFNGNKIITTSGGGMLVTNDKVSRDHALFLSTQARDKAIHYEHSELGYNYRLSNISAGIGRGQMEVLDNRVSIRRSIFEKYQQSLGNINGFEFQPEITNSKSNRWLTALTIDPEKAGFSSKDVIEALEKENIEARPVWKPMHLQPLYSNYDFIKLNSDNAKALFENGICLPSSSDMQAEQQDRVIQIIKDLNSDK from the coding sequence GTGGAAAAAGAAAGAGTATTTTTATCGAGACCACATATGGGCGGTAATGAACAAAAATATATAGAAGATGCTTTTGAAAAAAATTGGATAGCTCCATTAGGTGAAAATGTTACAGAATTTGAAAATGATATCAAACGTTATACAGGCGTTGGAGAAGCTTTAGCAGTGAGTAGTGGAACAGCAGCAATACATCTTGCACTTATAGAAAGTAATGTAGGTCAAGACGATATCGTATTTTGTTCTTCTTTAACGTTTTGCGCTACGTCAAATCCAATTCTCTATCAAGGGGCTCAACCAGTATTTATTGACTCCGAGCTAGATACATGGAATATGTCTCCAGAAGCATTAAAAAAAGCCTTTGAAAAGTATGAACAATTAGGACAAAAACCTAAAGCTGTAATAGTTGTGAATTTATATGGGCAATCAGCTCAATTAAATGAAATTCGTGAAATCTGTAATCAATATGATGTTGTGTTGATTGAAGACGCAGCGGAGTCTTTAGGTTCAGAATATAACGGTAAGAAAAGTGGGAGCTTTGGTGACTACGGCATTTATTCATTTAATGGTAATAAGATTATCACTACAAGTGGCGGTGGTATGTTAGTTACTAATGATAAGGTTTCAAGAGATCACGCATTATTCCTATCAACTCAAGCTAGAGATAAAGCCATTCATTATGAACATAGTGAATTAGGTTATAATTATCGATTAAGTAATATCTCTGCAGGTATTGGAAGAGGACAAATGGAAGTTTTAGATAACAGGGTGAGTATAAGACGTAGCATTTTTGAAAAATATCAACAATCATTAGGAAATATTAATGGGTTCGAATTCCAACCAGAGATTACAAATTCTAAATCTAATAGATGGCTTACTGCATTAACGATTGATCCTGAAAAAGCTGGTTTTTCATCTAAGGATGTTATTGAAGCTTTAGAAAAAGAAAACATCGAAGCTCGTCCAGTATGGAAACCAATGCATTTACAACCACTGTATTCAAATTATGACTTCATAAAATTAAATAGTGATAATGCAAAAGCTTTATTCGAAAATGGTATTTGTCTTCCATCAAGTTCTGACATGCAAGCTGAACAACAGGATCGAGTTATTCAAATAATTAAAGATTTAAATAGTGACAAGTAA